The following are encoded in a window of Mustela nigripes isolate SB6536 chromosome 3, MUSNIG.SB6536, whole genome shotgun sequence genomic DNA:
- the MYC gene encoding myc proto-oncogene protein isoform X1 — protein MGGEKAERQRAAAMPLNVSFANRNYDLDYDSVQPYFYCDEEENFYQQQQQSELQPPAPSEDIWKKFELLPTPPLSPSRRSGLCSPSYVAVASFSPRGDDDGGGGSFSTADQLEMVTELLGGDMVNQSFICDPDDETFIKNIIIQDCMWSGFSAAAKLVSEKLASYQAARKDSSSPSPARGPGGCSTSSLYLQDLSAAASECIDPSVVFPYPLNDSSSPKPCASPDSTAFSPSSDSLLSSAESSPRASPEPLALHEETPPTTSSDSEEEQEDEEEIDVVSVEKRQPPAKRSESGSPSAGSHSKPPHSPLVLKRCHVSTHQHNYAAPPSTRKDYPAAKRAKLDSGRVLKQISNNRKCASPRSSDTEENDKRRTHNVLERQRRNELKRSFFALRDQIPELENNEKAPKVVILKKATAYILSVQTEEQKLISEKDLLRKRREQLKHKLEQLRNSGA, from the exons atgggaggggagaaggcagagagacaacGG GCTGCCGCGATGCCCCTCAACGTCAGCTTCGCCAACAGGAACTATGACCTCGACTACGATTCGGTACAGCCTTATTTCTACTGCGACGAGGAGGAGAACTTctaccagcagcagcagcagagcgAGCTGCAGCCGCCGGCCCCCAGCGAGGATATCTGGAAGAAATTCGAGCTGCTGCCCACCCCGCCGCTGTCCCCGAGCCGCCGCTCGGGGCTCTGCTCGCCCTCCTACGTTGCAGTCGCGTCCTTCTCCCCCAGGGGGGACGacgacggcggcggcggcagcttTTCCACCGCTGACCAGTTGGAGATGGTGACCGAGCTGCTGGGAGGGGACATGGTGAACCAGAGCTTCATCTGCGACCCGGACGACGAGACCTTCATCAAAAACATCATCATCCAGGACTGCATGTGGAGCGGCTTCTCGGCCGCCGCCAAGCTGGTCTCTGAGAAGCTGGCCTCCTACCAGGCTGCGCGCAAGGACAGCAGCAGCCCGAGCCCCGCCCGCGGGCCCGGAGGCTGCTCCACCTCCAGCCTGTACCTGCAGGACCTGAGCGCCGCCGCCTCCGAGTGCATCGACCCCTCCGTGGTCTTCCCCTACCCGCTCAACGACAGCAGCTCGCCCAAGCCCTGCGCCTCCCCGGACTCCACCGCCTTCTCTCCGTCCTCGGACTCTCTGCTCTCCTCGGCCGAGTCGTCCCCGCGGGCCAGTCCCGAGCCCCTGGCGCTCCACGAGGAAACACCACCCACCACAAGCAGCGACTCCG aggaagaacaagaggaTGAAGAAGAAATTGATGTTGTTTCTGTGGAAAAAAGGCAGCCCCCTGCCAAAAGGTCAGAATCGGGGTCACCCTCGGCAGGAAGCCACAGCAAACCCCCTCACAGCCCGCTGGTTCTTAAAAGATGCCATGTGTCCACCCATCAGCACAATTACGCAGCGCCCCCCTCCACCAGGAAGGACTATCCAGCTGCCAAGAGGGCTAAGTTGGACAGTGGCAGAGTCCTCAAACAGATCAGCAACAACCGCAAATGTGCCAGCCCCCGGTCTTCAGACACCGAGGAGAATGACAAGAGGCGGACACACAACGTCTTAGAACGCCAGAGGAGAAACGAGCTGAAACGGAGCTTCTTTGCCCTGCGAGACCAGATCCCAGAGttggaaaacaatgaaaaggCCCCCAAGGTAGTCATCCTTAAAAAAGCCACCGCATATATCCTGTCCGTCCAGACAGAGGAGCAGAAGCTCATTTCAGAAAAGGACTTGTTGCGGAAGCGGCGAGAACAGTTAAAACACAAACTTGAACAGCTAAGGAACTCTGGTGCCTAA
- the MYC gene encoding myc proto-oncogene protein isoform X2: protein MPLNVSFANRNYDLDYDSVQPYFYCDEEENFYQQQQQSELQPPAPSEDIWKKFELLPTPPLSPSRRSGLCSPSYVAVASFSPRGDDDGGGGSFSTADQLEMVTELLGGDMVNQSFICDPDDETFIKNIIIQDCMWSGFSAAAKLVSEKLASYQAARKDSSSPSPARGPGGCSTSSLYLQDLSAAASECIDPSVVFPYPLNDSSSPKPCASPDSTAFSPSSDSLLSSAESSPRASPEPLALHEETPPTTSSDSEEEQEDEEEIDVVSVEKRQPPAKRSESGSPSAGSHSKPPHSPLVLKRCHVSTHQHNYAAPPSTRKDYPAAKRAKLDSGRVLKQISNNRKCASPRSSDTEENDKRRTHNVLERQRRNELKRSFFALRDQIPELENNEKAPKVVILKKATAYILSVQTEEQKLISEKDLLRKRREQLKHKLEQLRNSGA, encoded by the exons ATGCCCCTCAACGTCAGCTTCGCCAACAGGAACTATGACCTCGACTACGATTCGGTACAGCCTTATTTCTACTGCGACGAGGAGGAGAACTTctaccagcagcagcagcagagcgAGCTGCAGCCGCCGGCCCCCAGCGAGGATATCTGGAAGAAATTCGAGCTGCTGCCCACCCCGCCGCTGTCCCCGAGCCGCCGCTCGGGGCTCTGCTCGCCCTCCTACGTTGCAGTCGCGTCCTTCTCCCCCAGGGGGGACGacgacggcggcggcggcagcttTTCCACCGCTGACCAGTTGGAGATGGTGACCGAGCTGCTGGGAGGGGACATGGTGAACCAGAGCTTCATCTGCGACCCGGACGACGAGACCTTCATCAAAAACATCATCATCCAGGACTGCATGTGGAGCGGCTTCTCGGCCGCCGCCAAGCTGGTCTCTGAGAAGCTGGCCTCCTACCAGGCTGCGCGCAAGGACAGCAGCAGCCCGAGCCCCGCCCGCGGGCCCGGAGGCTGCTCCACCTCCAGCCTGTACCTGCAGGACCTGAGCGCCGCCGCCTCCGAGTGCATCGACCCCTCCGTGGTCTTCCCCTACCCGCTCAACGACAGCAGCTCGCCCAAGCCCTGCGCCTCCCCGGACTCCACCGCCTTCTCTCCGTCCTCGGACTCTCTGCTCTCCTCGGCCGAGTCGTCCCCGCGGGCCAGTCCCGAGCCCCTGGCGCTCCACGAGGAAACACCACCCACCACAAGCAGCGACTCCG aggaagaacaagaggaTGAAGAAGAAATTGATGTTGTTTCTGTGGAAAAAAGGCAGCCCCCTGCCAAAAGGTCAGAATCGGGGTCACCCTCGGCAGGAAGCCACAGCAAACCCCCTCACAGCCCGCTGGTTCTTAAAAGATGCCATGTGTCCACCCATCAGCACAATTACGCAGCGCCCCCCTCCACCAGGAAGGACTATCCAGCTGCCAAGAGGGCTAAGTTGGACAGTGGCAGAGTCCTCAAACAGATCAGCAACAACCGCAAATGTGCCAGCCCCCGGTCTTCAGACACCGAGGAGAATGACAAGAGGCGGACACACAACGTCTTAGAACGCCAGAGGAGAAACGAGCTGAAACGGAGCTTCTTTGCCCTGCGAGACCAGATCCCAGAGttggaaaacaatgaaaaggCCCCCAAGGTAGTCATCCTTAAAAAAGCCACCGCATATATCCTGTCCGTCCAGACAGAGGAGCAGAAGCTCATTTCAGAAAAGGACTTGTTGCGGAAGCGGCGAGAACAGTTAAAACACAAACTTGAACAGCTAAGGAACTCTGGTGCCTAA